From the Solea senegalensis isolate Sse05_10M linkage group LG16, IFAPA_SoseM_1, whole genome shotgun sequence genome, one window contains:
- the znf292a gene encoding zinc finger protein 292a, translating into MAEGETEKEYDTPKAIVELRERFQALTAALKGSSQSALEASLHFCQEFCQVLVEHAGRWKTDEDPLPLLEVYTVAILSFAKAASCLSSECENVPLLLEKLALSCAELLLLLPHNVPGALWEEFQSSMKLAHSLLQESGSTQLCLLAVLAQQDGVWSNTTLSCILSNQIPQIEQIHEYLELEGPALLNMRVKHLIKVDSVEKAAVLAKMCSEYPGYEGKGNFKQTYLLCICMAKKQEQLMEEIASIDCKDALEMICNLESEGDEKGALCLCSAFLKRQLLQGDVYCAWELTLFWSKLLMRLESSAETFLGHSKEMALLCRSVCHILFLIKVIQNEVGEVGLPVCVEMCIQALKMTSSDHKDSKSTICKTISCLLPTDLEVKRACQLTEFLLQPTVDSYYAVESLYNEPDQKPEEDGSLRVPNSLRCELLLALKTQWPFDPEFWDWKTLKRNCLALMGDEASIVSSIDTLNDTDEQEVESAVSKLPEYGELEDFLLTTTNELNEISDEKEKNREAKKLREQGFVSARFRNWRAYMQYCVLCDKEFLGHRIVRHAQKHFKDGMYLCPICADSFESREVLEPHVASHVKQSCKERLAAMKAARKAPKPPQSPKSPAKNSKVAVKTHISAVKVEPQAGDQLASPVKIEQTTSDPQISQDCFCPVKNCSKAFKFFRNLMAHVRSHKDDDEAMRFLEIQKQKVVCQYCRRQFVNVRHLNDHLQMHCGTKPYICIQLDCKANFNSNSELLMHRKTHPEFKAQCMFPNCGQVFSEAYLLYDHEAQHYLTYTCQVENCGKIFYSQSHFLSHQGNHSTNNAVNNLPTVNQNPPVTPNAAPPPESTPSKDDTCSAVACHEKISTEAKEASNANSSPCRSPEVSNEPGPVRVKHSVESMLNQALGTEMTEPEKCYTPLTNPCAEPADGKPPGDAPQVQQTVAGPDEIPSENPAPSSANPVTHQPGAGNNTVHAHEDPKEILQIMSPSQIKTEIPCSVHAPAVAVAAVSDVDLHCCPYKDCTRAYSTNKSLSRHVKKQHPEIFEDWKLAKKYNKVAKITAKKKPGGPTSPSQSPNMGNRSANRPGVLCNKPRMQQQMDYPVGCSSSPAQCYPGSMEPVPITPMVNPTLYPAWGNQQSPSGMMQSDMTQPWSSPPMNNCYPDTFNMNDYSSRSYTQWQVDPYQTTAPIPHDRDHSMAATIGPNMSQAPSDSSLMSQYVSSSLMLDNGGQMHNGGHQYGLLHPDTSGDIDVRKHSASVSGQLDNRDDISTVDSLTEGSFHTTYAHSENSCLTQGSPVNIPMKCLSPEVQGDLKITPRVIKTESMSSPCYDQMDNSVDGMLSPQSVTQTDFPCDEDCPDAESEAHTPDDKGGDSDAPKGKRNKLSKRAKWPAIIKDGKVICRRCFREFTSTKSLGGHLSKRSQCKPLDEIDLTADLPTSFLDFLNDPHVPDTNGAVYNMPNGDFSQESSSFTSLTSPVVLKQEPHSTNIMDYSNSFTAPPENQQEKAVELANPGLGVTHQEDHLMEISHAFQRMDLIEAAQEKMRNALSLEQNVSHRDTVTKSKVQSKSDDRLPEKVAKPFKCEQEECECSFMTKEALFKHLTKMHDFTHEMIEELKRTPCKLSPYPCQVCPKTFTRTTGLKIHYEKVHRLSKAEIQKLKISARNRRAFKLNKDDAFNGPTPTDANTSRTSQPVPIMLAIKQEPLDIAIAPQTENKSNPEVHRITTPGDAVKEGFTPESSTVTRLPSPQHYFSDGSFGEATPVPEGTPEQPRAAVVNRSPDVRHKSNLKEKLSPIGKAKEQRGKSDAASSNSSASASSSPEKPGSSKNTPSKDESQRKEKFQKRLSLKMCDTDNAFSPYRPYRCVHEGCTAAFTIQQNLILHYRAMHQAALSTTKVEAEADDDDADDAERTSVNNDQENIVKDNEVRCQVKNCSRVFMGVTKLVQHYLLLHKFTRDKATTMMASMNLGTFNCDRSECSLPFTSVERYIEHIKNYHKDIAISESGSVDPTYKCEYGDCERIYTTKSNLLRHLLKKHDYVYDPRASDGRRTKSAGLFQGVNGKENVENKLKLKKKNSKKKEAKSIEHWTSFGKPTLKTHEEASAMCTKKSALQYPCMIIGCDAVERAERHIFKHYVTHGLTERYIEDQRSQFIFCKKYSRSRFKESNKSEGASSSSEETDPEDAEMAGDQKTDELDRMSQEDSKLSNDDSAESQASTGTEGATKRGRPRKPAHPTPACPERMQTLRNRLTGNSSRENSNPGTPTAQEQHDDVIMSGSFKPLGLEDSFLKFLETSESTQSSKRKLNDKSSSELPSKRHQTVKQRSATRSRAADEFRGCGNLVDFRNPLNLKSVSNVKIVMDKTFSDGAELLLKQLQDMKPIVKIKKWLYSGS; encoded by the exons ATGGCGGAGGGGGAGACAGAAAAGGAATATGACACACCGAAAGCCATCGTGGAGCTACGGGAGCGCTTCCAGGCGCTGACCGCCGCTTTGAAGGGGAGCTCGCAGTCCGCACTGGAAGCCTCGCTGCATTTCTGCCAGGAGTTTTGCCAG gTCCTCGTGGAACATGCTGGCCGTTGGAAAACTGACGAAGATCCTCTGCCTTTGCTGGAGGTCTACACTGTGGCCATCCTCAGCTTCGCTAAGGCTGCCTCCTGTCTCTCCTCCGAATGTGAAAACGTCCCACTCCTACTTGAAAAGTTAGCACT GAGCTGTGCGGAGCTGCTGCTCTTACTGCCCCACAATGTCCCTGGTGCCTTATGGGAGGAGTTTCAGTCCTCCATGAAG TTGGCACACAGCCTTTTGCAAGAAAGTGGGAGCACACAGCTTTGCCTGCTCGCGGTTCTGGCACAGCAGGATGGCGTCTGGTCCAACACCACACTAAGTTGCATCCTGTCTAATCAAATCCCTCAAATTGAGCAAA tTCACGAGTATCTTGAATTGGAAGGCCCCGCGCTTCTCAACATGCGAGTGAAGCACCTGATCAAAGTGGACAGCGTCGAGAAGGCCGCTGTGCTCGCAAAGATGTGCTCAGAGTATCCGGGATATGAAGGAAAAGGGAACTTCAAACAAACCTACTTGCTCTGCATCTGCatggcaaaaaaacaagagcagctAATGGAAGAG ATTGCCTCGATAGACTGTAAAGATGCTCTCGAAATGATCTGTAACTTGGAGTCGGAGGGAGACGAGAAGGGAGCGCTCTGTCTGTGCTCTGCTTTTCTCAAGCGACAGCTTCTTCAAGGAGATGTTTACTGTGCCTG GGAACTCACACTGTTCTGGAGTAAACTACTCATGCGTTTAGAGTCATCCGCTGAGACTTTCCTTGGGCACAGCAAAGAGATGGCTCTTCTCTGCCGAAGTGTCTGCCACATTCTGTTTCTCATTAAAGTAATCCAGAACGAG GTTGGAGAAGTTGGGCTTCCGGTGTGTGTGGAGATGTGCATCCAAGCACTGAAAATGACCTCCAGTGACCATAAGGACAGTAAATCGACCATCTGCAAGACAATTTCCTGCCTCTTGCCAACTGATCTAGAGGTGAAGCGCGCATGCCAGCTGACAGAGTTCCTCCTGCAGCCCACCGTCGACTCGTATTATGCCGTGGAGTCGCTGTACAACGAACCTGACCAAAAACCCGAGGAGGACGGGAGTCTACGAGTACCAAATTCCTTACGCTGCGAGTTACTGCTGGCCTTGAAGACACAGTGGCCTTTTGACCCAGAGTTCTGGGACTGGAAAACATTGAAACGCAACTGCTTGGCACTGATGGGCGACGAGGCGTCTATCGTGTCGTCCATTGACACGCTCAATGACACGGATGAACAAGAGGTGGAAAGTGCAGTTAGCAAACTTCCCGAATATGGAGAACTTGAGGATTTTCTGTTGACCACTACAAACGAACTCAATGAAATCTCagatgaaaaagagaaaaacagagaagctAAAAAACTTCGGGAACAGGGATTCGTTTCGGCGCGGTTCCGAAACTGGCGAGCCTACATGCAgtattgtgttttgtgtgataAGGAGTTCCTGGGCCACAGAATCGTTCGCCACGCTCAGAAGCATTTCAAAGACGGAATGTACCTTTGTCCAATTTGTGCTGACAGTTTTGAAAGCCGGGAGGTTTTAGAGCCACATGTAGCATCACATGTAAAGCAGTCCTGCAAAGAGAGACTAGCTGCAATGAAAGCTGCCAGAAAAGCACCCAAACCACCTCAGTCCCCTAAAAGTCCAGCAAAAAATTCAAAGGTGGCTGTCAAGACACACATTAGCGCCGTTAAAGTTGAACCTCAAGCTGGGGACCAGTTGGCGTCTCCCGTTAAGATAGAACAAACTACGTCCGACCCACAGATAAGTCAAGACTGCTTCTGTCCTGTTAAGAATTGTTCCAAGGCTTTCAAGTTTTTCCGTAACCTCATGGCTCACGTCCGATCTCACAAGGACGATGACGAGGCCATGAGATTCTTAGAGATACAAAAGCAGAAAGTGGTGTGCCAGTATTGCCGGCGACAGTTTGTCAACGTCAGGCATCTTAACGATCACTTGCAGATGCATTGTGGTACCAAACCGTACATCTGCATACAGTTGGATTGTAAGGCCAACTTTAACTCCAATTCTGAGCTCCTCatgcacagaaaaacacacccagAATTTAAAGCTCAATGCATGTTTCCGAACTGTGGCCAAGTTTTCAGCGAGGCCTACTTGTTGTACGATCACGAGGCTCAGCACTACCTCACCTACACCTGTCAAGTGGAAAACTGCGGTAAAATATTCTACTCGCAGTCTCATTTCCTGTCTCACCAAGGGAACCATTCTACAAATAACGCCGTAAACAATTTGCCCACGGTGAATCAAAACCCCCCCGTCACTCCAAACGCCGCGCCGCCCCCCGAAAGCACCCCGAGCAAGGACGACACGTGCTCTGCTGTTGCCTGCCACGAAAAGATTAGCACAGAGGCAAAGGAAGCATCAAATGCTAACTCGTCACCGTGCAGGTCACCAGAGGTCAGTAACGAGCCAGGTCCCGTGAGAGTGAAACACTCCGTTGAAAGCATGCTGAATCAAGCGTTAGGTACTGAAATGACAGAACCAGAGAAATGCTACACTCCATTGACAAACCCCTGTGCAGAACCAGCTGATGGGAAACCACCAGGGGACGCTCCACAGGTGCAGCAAACTGTAGCTGGGCCAGATGAGATTCCCTCTGAAAATCCTGCACCTAGTTCAGCAAACCCTGTGACACATCAGCCCGGAGCAGGGAATAATACTGTACACGCTCACGAAGATCCGAAAGAGATACTGCAGATCATGTCTCCGAGTCAAATCAAGACAGAGATTCCTTGCTCGGTGCACGCGCCAGCTGTCGCTGTTGCTGCCGTCAGTGACGTTGACCTGCATTGCTGTCCATATAAAGACTGCACAAGGGCATACAGTACAAACAAAAGTCTTTCCAGGCATGTGAAGAAGCAGCACCCGGAAATATTTGAAGACTGGAAGTTGGcaaagaaatacaacaaagtGGCCAAAATTACGGCAAAAAAGAAGCCGGGGGGACCGACTTCACCAAGCCAGTCACCAAACATGGGCAACAGGTCGGCTAATCGGCCAGGAGTACTATGCAACAAACCCaggatgcagcagcagatggaTTACCCAGTGGGATGTTCCAGCTCACCTGCTCAGTGTTATCCTGGATCAATGGAGCCTGTGCCCATCACTCCAATGGTGAATCCCACACTGTACCCGGCGTGGGGAAACCAGCAGAGTCCCAGTGGAATGATGCAGTCGGATATGACCCAGCCGTGGTCCTCACCTCCCATGAATAACTGCTATCCGGACACTTTTAACATGAACgactactcctcccgcagctacACACAGTGGCAGGTAGACCCTTACCAAACCACGGCACCTATTCCACACGATAGAGATCATTCAATGGCAGCTACAATTGGCCCCAATATGTCACAGGCTCCTTCAGACTCCAGTTTAATGTCGCAGTATGTGTCTAGTTCTCTTATGCTTGATAATGGAGGCCAAATGCACAACGGCGGGCATCAGTATGGACTTTTGCACCCTGATACTAGTGGAGACATAGATGTGAGAAAACACAGTGCAAGTGTAAGTGGACAGCTGGATAATAGAGATGATATATCAACAGTTGATAGCCTCACGGAAGGAAGTTTCCACACTACATATGCTCATAGTGAGAACTCTTGTCTTACTCAAGGCTCACCTGTTAATATTCCCATGAAATGTCTAAGCCCAGAGGTTCAGGGTGACTTAAAAATCACTCCTAGAGTCATTAAAACGGAGAGTATGTCCTCTCCTTGTTACGACCAGATGGACAACTCTGTGGACGGTATGCTCAGTCCACAAAGTGTCACGCAGACAGATTTCCCTTGCGACGAGGACTGTCCCGATGCCGAATCCGAAGCTCACACGCCAGATGACAAGGGCGGCGACTCGGACGCGCCGAAAGGCAAACGCAACAAGTTGAGCAAGCGAGCCAAATGGCCAGCCATCATTAAGGATGGCAAAGTCATTTGCAGGAGATGCTTCAGAGAGTTCACTAGCACCAAATCGCTTGGTGGTCATTTATCTAAACGCTCACAGTGCAAACCTTTAGACGAAATAGACCTGACGGCGGATCTGCCCACATCGTTTCTTGATTTCCTCAATGACCCGCATGTCCCGGACACTAACGGAGCAGTATATAACATGCCAAATGGTGATTTCTCACAGGAGTCTTCTAGCTTCACGTCTTTGACTTCACCCGTGGTGCTGAAACAGGAGCCCCACAGTACAAATATAATGGACTATTCTAACTCCTTCACGGCTCCCCCTGAAAACCAGCAAGAAAAGGCCGTGGAGTTGGCCAATCCAGGCCTTGGCGTAACTCACCAAGAGGATCACCTGATGGAAATTTCACATGCCTTTCAAAGGATGGATTTGATCGAGGCCGCTCAGGAGAAGATGCGGAATGCGCTCTCCTTAGAGCAAAACGTCAGTCACCGCGACACGGTTACAAAAAGCAAAGTCCAGAGTAAAAGTGATGACAGGCTCCCTGAAAAGGTAGCTAAGCCCTTTAAATGTGAGCAGGAGGAGTGCGAGTGCTCGTTCATGACAAAGGAGGCGCTATTCAAACACTTAACCAAAATGCACGACTTCACTCACGAAATGATCGAGGAACTGAAAAGGACACCGTGCAAACTGTCGCCGTACCCTTGTCAGGTGTGTCCCAAAACATTCACCAGAACCACAGGGTTGAAAATTCACTATGAAAAAGTCCACCGCCTGTCAAAGGCAGAAATCCAGAAGCTAAAGATCAGCGCTCGCAACAGGCGTGCGTTTAAACTTAATAAAGATGATGCATTTAATGGCCCAACGCCCACCGATGCCAATACCAGCCGCACATCGCAGCCTGTACCTATAATGCTTGCTATAAAACAAGAACCACTTGACATTGCAATCGCAcctcagacagaaaacaaaagcaatccAGAAGTTCATCGAATCACCACGCCGGGAGATGCAGTAAAAGAGGGCTTCACACCCGAGTCATCAACAGTTACGAGACTGCCTTCACCGCAACACTACTTCAGCGACGGGTCGTTTGGTGAGGCGACACCTGTCCCTGAAGGAACCCCAGAGCAGCCGAGAGCGGCTGTTGTAAACAGGAGTCCAGATGTGAGGCATAAATCTAACTTAAAAGAGAAACTCAGTCCAATTGGCAAAGCCAAGGAGCAGCGAGGAAAATCGGATGCAGCGTCGAGCAATTCCTCTGCATCCGCTTCGTCCTCCCCGGAGAAACCAGGCAGCTCCAAAAACACACCGTCGAAGGATGAATCGCAAAGGAAGGAGAAATTCCAGAAAAGGCTGAGCCTCAAGATGTGCGATACAGACAATGCGTTCAGTCCGTATAGACCGTACCGCTGTGTTCATGAAGGATGCACCGCTGCATTCACCATTCAGCAAAATCTGATTCTCCATTACAGGGCCATGCACCAGGCAGCGCTGTCGACCACTAAGGTCGAGGCTGAGGCCGACGATGACGATGCAGACGATGCCGAAAGGACGAGTGTGAACAACGATCAGGAGAACATAGTCAAAGATAACGAGGTCAGGTGTCAAGTGAAAAACTGTTCAAGGGTGTTCATGGGAGTCACAAAGTTGGTGCAGCATTACCTTTTACTCCACAAGTTCACTCGGGACAAGGCGACCACCATGATGGCCAGCATGAACTTAGGGACTTTTAACTGTGACAGGTCAGAGTGCTCCCTCCCCTTCACCTCTGTTGAGAGGTACATTGAGCACATTAAAAATTACCACAAGGACATCGCCATCTCCGAGAGCGGCTCGGTCGACCCGACGTACAAGTGTGAATATGGCGACTGTGAACGCATTTATACCACAAAGTCAAACCTCCTCCGCCACCTTTTAAAAAAGCACGACTATGTCTACGATCCCAGAGCGAGTGACGGGCGGAGGACTAAATCAGCGGGGCTCTTCCAAGGGGTCAACGGGAAAGAAAACGTAGAGAacaaattaaaactgaaaaagaaaaactctaaAAAGAAAGAAGCGAAGTCCATTGAGCATTGGACTAGTTTTGGTAAACCGACACTAAAAACTCACGAGGAGGCATCAGCGATGTGCACCAAGAAGTCCGCTCTGCAGTACCCGTGCATGATCATAGGCTGCGATGCGGTCGAGCGGGCTGAAAGGCACATATTTAAGCACTACGTCACTCACGGCCTCACAGAGAGATACATTGAAGACCAGAGGAGTCAGTTCATCTTCTGCAAAAAGTACTCGCGCTCCAGGTTCAAAGAGTCAAACAAATCGGAGGGCGCGTCCAGTTCCTCCGAGGAGACGGACCCCGAGGACGCGGAAATGGCCGGTGACCAGAAAACAGACGAACTCGATAGGATGAGCCAAGAAGACAGCAAGCTGTCCAACGATGATAGTGCAGAATCTCAAGCTTCCACGGGGACTGAAGGGGCCACGAAAAGAGGCCGACCGAGAAAACCTGCGCATCCTACACCAGCTTGTCCGGAGAGAATGCAGACGCTTAGGAACCGTTTGACTGGTAACAGTTCAAGAGAGAACTCAAATCCTGGTACCCCCACGGCCCAAGAACAACACGACGATGTGATTATGTCAGGGTCTTTCAAGCCTTTAGGACTGGAGGACTCCTTTCTAAAGTTCTTGGAAACCTCCGAGTCGACCCAATCTTCCAAACgtaaattaaatgacaaatcTAGTTCCGAACTGCCGTCGAAAAGACATCAAACTGTAAAGCAGAGGTCTGCGACGAGAAGTAGAGCGGCCGATGAATTTAGAGGCTGTGGGAATCTCGTAGACTTTAGAAATCCCCTAAATCTCAAGTCAGTGAGTAACGTTAAGATTGTCATggataaaacattttcagacGGTGCTGAACTTTTACTAAAGCAGCTACAAGA